One Stratiformator vulcanicus genomic window, CGATGGCCATCTCGTAGCCCGGCAGCAGCAGGGTCGTCCAATTGGCGAATTTCTGATTGAAGGCGCCGTCGAGCCCGACCGCCTTGAGCAGCCCCTCGTTAAAGATGAGCGGCCCCATTTCCTGCATAAAGGTGTAGTCGAACTTCGAAACGGCGCTCCAGAAATAGATGCTCGCCGTCAGATACAGCACCAGCCTCAACGAGCGAGCCGGGCGGGCGATCGTGATCAGGACAATCAGGATCGAAAAGTGATAGGCCCAGACCTGCAGCCGGTTCTGGTCGAGCGTGACCATCAGGAGCATTGAGAGAAATAGCAGCAGGGCTGAGATCGGCGGGAGATACGACCAGTACCGCTGCGTCGCACCGCGCATCTTCGCGACTGATGCGGCGAGGAGCATCCCGTACGCCCCGTAGATGCCGACGCAGCCGACCCAATCGAGCCACAGCGGCCACGTGCGGGCAAAGCCGAACAGGGGGATTTGCGGAAAGACGTCCTGCGGCGTCCACAACTTCCACGTGGCGCCGGTCAGAATTAGACCGAACAGCGCGAGCCAGAACCGCAGGCGGTAGATGAGGCGATCGTCCATGAACGTATTCGAGCGCACACGAACGCAAAATACAAGCGCGAAGGGAAACGAGGCCCTCTCACCGGAAGATCGCCGACCCTCCGAAAATCAACCAGAAGACGATCAGCAATGCGACGATCCCCAGCCCCGCCAGCGTGATCTTCCACATGCTCCAGGGTCGTTCGCCCTGCACCTCACCCGTTGCGGCATTAATCACGACTTGATACGGCTTATCTTTAAAGCGGTAGGCGAGCAGCCAGACGGGCATTAAGAGGTGCTTAAAGGTTAAAGCTCCGTATTTTGTATTGATCGATTCAACGCGCTGGGTATCGCCGCCAATGCGCCCGACCACATCGGCGTGAATTGCCTGCTCGATCCGTTCCTTGCCGAGGTCGAATCCTTGCGGCAGTTCAACGTCATAGGTCCGTGCCAGAAAGCCCGCGACCATCTGCTGGTTATAGGGGGCGACGGTGTCGAGCGGCCACGGTTCGAGCTTTCGCACCAACGCACGTTTCACCCCGTTCGATGCGACGATGAGCACATCATCAAAGAATCGCTGAAAGCTGCCGCTGGCCGGATACCAACGGGTGCGGCGCGAGCGGCGTTTATTCTTGCCGGTCCCGGTGGTCACATAATAGTACTCGCCGCGCTGCCCGGAGTACGTTGAGGCGGTCATGGCGTCGAACGTCCAATACGGAAGATAAACGCCATTAAAGGTGGATTTTATTCCTTGACGTTTTAATCGCGTGGGCGCGAACCACAATGACTTCACCCAACGTTTCAGTGCCGCCTCTGCCTGCTGCTGCGTGACCTGAAACGGCATGACGCCGTCGACCGCGATCCGTTGCTCGACCTGATGGGCCCCGTCGACCTGAATTGGGGAGGCACAATAGGGACATTGCCGGCTCGTCAGCGTGCCTGAGAAAACGACGTCGCCGCCGCAGGAGTCGCATCGGACCTCCTGAAAGCCTTCGAACGACTCCTGCCCCTCATCGTGTTTCTTGCGAAGGTCCTCGAGCATCGCGCGCAAGTCCTGCTCGACGATGCCGGCCGATTCGTCGACTGCGACGTCCTGCTCATGATTGCAGAACTCACACTTCATTCGCTGCGTGCCGATGTGGAACAGCAGGTCCGCCCCGCACTGTCCGCAGGGGAACACGCGGCCCTTGCCTTCATCGGTCACATGCCCGGCAAACTCGGTCGAACCGCGCGGCTGTTTTGCCGGATCGGGCGGCGACTCCTCGACGACTTCGATGTCGACATCGCTTTCATCGACGACTTCCAAGATTTGTCCACGTTCGGCTGCCGTTCGATCTTCGGCGGGAGGCGGCGGCGGAGTGGGCATACGACTTTCCGGCGGAACAAAGAAGTGCGCAGTTCAGACAAGCAACGATCGGAGTGGCACTTTGGTTCAAAGTTTATCGATCGACGTTGCCCGCGTCAGTCGAGTTTGCCATGGAAGCTCGCTCCGCGGCGGCAATTCGGTAGTGAGCCAGCACTGCCAGCATTGTGAAGATTGACCCGACGATCGCCACCGGTCGCCACAGTGCGTTACCGATGACCGGGGCATCGTAGATGACCGCGAGGATGGCGAGCAGCGACAACACATAGAGGACGTTAAATCGATCGGTCGCGACGAGCAGCCGTGTCCGCGCGCGGCGTGCCCACAACCCCCAGCCGATGAGCAGCAGAAAGACCCCGATCCAAATGACGAGCCCGGCCCGCACCAATTGACTCAACGCGATATGAGCGCCGCCCAAGATGAACATCCAGGACGTCGACCCGGTCAACATGCCGAACCAGGCGACGCGGTTCCATTGGTCAGGTCGGGACTGCATCAAATTCCGCATGCGAGACTCGAAGGTTACGCTGCCGAAGGCGGTTCGGAGACTCCAAGTTGTCGACAGATCGACTTGACCAATTTTTTCGGAATCTCACTGTGTCGAGGAATCGCCGACTTCCGCTCACCGGAGGCATCAACCCAGAGCAAGTGCCGCCCACCCTCTCTCACGAAACGGCACTTCTGTGCAGCGAGATGCTTAATGAGCTTATGACGCTTCACGAGTTCGCGACAGCCACATTTTTTACGTGAGCACCGGCGGACAGAATGAGATAGATTGGCTCCACGATATCCGCATCAGGATCGGTCCTGTTCGAATCTGGCCGCGGAAGCGTGCGTCCATCCAGCATATCGGACTCGGCCATATCGACGAGTGCCGAGGCTAGCATGTCGCGAGCCTCATTCAGGTTCTCGCCACTCGACAGCGCGCCCGGATAGTCAAGGACCTCCGCATGCACTCCGTCGTCGCAAATTGTGTAGGCGGCTTTGTAAACCAGCATCGCAGTCACCTTTTCGAGCAACAGGTGCCCCACATTGTAACACGGCACGTCGCGGAAGTTACCGTCACGACAACCTGAAAATCACGACATCATCGCATATCACATCGAACCGGGCACCCCGATCTTCAGCGAGCCACTCGAACGTTGCGGCCGAATAGAAGCAGACATGCGTCGGATCCTGCTTGTAATGCCACTTGGCGAACGCATCTCGATCACGCACGCGCTTCGTCATCAACCCGAGCAGGCCGCCCGGTTTGAGCAGTGAGAACAAGCGGGCAAATTCCTCGGCAGGCCGATGAAAATGCTCGACCACCTCGCTCGCCGTCACGAAATCGTATTGCTGCTCCAGCACGCTGCGATTCGGAAAGTAAAACGGATCGAACACGTCCATCGTGTGCCCGGCTTCCTCGAACATGACCGATAACGTCGGCCCCGGCCCGCATCCAAAGTCGAGGCCGCAGCTTCGGGGAGGTAGCCGCTCGTGCAAGGGACGGAACACGCGGCTTAGAAACCGGCGATAATTCTCGTCGCCGGGGTCGTTTTCATGCAAATCGTACTGCCGTCGTTCGACCTCACGAGATGGCAGGTCGGAGTTAACCACAAAGACAAGCCTGCAAACCGAACACTGTCGATAGGTCCGTCGCTCATCTTGCAGATAGGGCGCGCTGATCGCGGCACAAAGCGGGCAATTCAAGTCTTCATCGTAAGTTCTTCGGCCGCGATCTGATGGCTCGGCGGTGTGATCGCTCATGAGACACAGCTGCCAAATACGACTTTATCAGATTATCAGCACTCGAATGGCCAAGTCTTTAACTTAAGGCCTGGTAGCTCGTGCCTCGCGACTGTCTCTAGCCAGCAGTTTCAATACCAGTCAGCGGCGCAAGCCAATAGTCGATCAACAGTGATTCTCCCGACGGCTTGCGACTCGGGCTTGTATTGAAGACGCTTTAAGACCACTTCTAGTTTTCTTGAAAATCTTTCGAGGTCGTCATCGACTCCACACGGCGTCATAGAATACGCCGGGGCCGGATTCACGAACGGCGAGATCTACCAAGTGATAGCCGTCTTTAATCATTGCATCGTGTTTCGTCTTAAGACGCCGCAACGGGAGGCGATGCTCCGTTTTCCACTCGGTATCGAGGTCCTTCTCCCATATCGCGGAGAATATTTCCGTCCTGTTCGCCACGTGCGAATTCACATCGACGAGCCGAAAGCCCTGCTCTCGATAGTCGGCGAGTTCCTGCTGATATTGCCGATCGCTTAATCGGTAGCGAATTCGACACTCCGGTTCCGTTCGCCCCTCCCAAACGACGGCATAATAGTCCTCACCGTTGATGGCAATGCTGCTGAGCATCGACGGTCGGCAACCCATTTCGATTCTGGCGTCAAACGCTTTCTGAAAGTCGGCGGCAGGCAGGCGAATCTCAAGCTCCTGTTCAGGCCCCAGCGTTTTTTCCCAAATCGCCGCATAGTAGTCCTGGCGATTCACGGCGTAGCTGCAAAGGTCGACGAGACGATAACCCTCGCTGGCATAATCAGATGCCAACTTCTTGAAGTCGTCGGGCTTCGTCCGATAGCAAGCTTTCCACTCCGGTTCGTCAATTCGATCCCACGTCGCCGCGTAGTAATCGCGGTTGCGGACCGCGTAACCGTCGATCGAGACGACCCGGTAACCCTGCTCTGTCAGAGTTTGATCGAGCTTTAGAAATCGGTCGTAACTCAGGGCGAATTCCGTGCGCCGCTCATCGACGGCTTCACGAAATTGCGTGAACCCGTCGCTCAGCGGCAACATTCCGCAAACGCAGAGGAGAGCGAACAGAAACTTGCTTCGAGTAACGCTTGCTTCCCAAAGCATCTCAGCCTCCCGAAAGCAATGAATTGACAGGTGGTTATTATCGCACGGACCGAATGCAGGCTGTCAAGGAAATATTGAGCACTAGGATCACTTACGGTTTGACGCCTTTCACTTTAACGCCAACCTCACTCGCAATCGCGTTCATTCGTTGACTGAGTTCGGAAAGCCGCTCCGGCTCAGTTTCGGCACGGTTAATTCGTTCGAACGGATCGGTCTTCATATGAAACAATTCGGGCGACCCCGTGACTGTTCTTAATTTCCATTCACCAAGCCGCACCGCCTCTAGGTCGCCGCGGAAATACCAGTACTCGTCGCGCGGCGACCTGTCAGTTTCACCGGTCAGAAGAGGCACGAGGTCGTGCCCATCGAGTTTATGATCGGGCAGCTTGGCGCCGGTGACTTCCAGGATTGTGCGGTAAACATCGGGCATGCCGACCAATTCGTCTGAGACACGACCCGCTTCGATTTTCCCCGGCCATTTAAAGATCGCCGGCACGCGCGGCCCACCTTCGTAGGTCGTCGCCTTCGATCCCCGCAGAGGCCCGGCTGACCCCGCGTGCCAAAGCTCGTTGCCCGCCTGCTGCATTCGAGGAGGCATGTCGACCCACGGCCCGTTGTCGGAGGCGAAGAAGACCAAAGTGTCTTCGGCAATGCCTTTGGCCTCCAGCGCCTTTAAGACCTGCCCGACGCTCCAATCGACCTCTTCAATCACATCGCCGTACAAGCCGAAGTTTGACGTCCCGCGCTTCTCATCAGAAACGGCCAGCGGGAGGTGCGGCATCGCATAGGCGAGGTAGAGCAGAAACGGTTCGTCGTCGCCGTCGCGAATGAGATCGACCGCTTCACGGGTGTAGCGTTTGGTGAGCGGGTTTTGGTCGAACGGGAATTCGACCATTTCCTCACCGCGGTAAAGGCCCAGCGGTACGTCGGTCTGCACCCAAGGCTTCATATAGTCATTCGAGTAGGGTAACCCGAACCAGCTATCGAATCCCTGATTCACCGGCAGGAACTTCTTCGATTGATATCCGAGGTGCCACTTCCCGACCATGTGAGTCCGGTATCCGGCATCTTGCGCCGCCTCGGCGAGCGTCCATTCGGAATCGGGCAGGCCGCCTTTGCCGTTCGAGCCGGTTCTGCCGCCGAACTTCACGCGGGGCATGTAACGCCCCGTGATGAGCTGCGTTCGCGACGGCACACACCATGATCCCGTCACAAATGAGGTCAAGCGAAGGCCTTCGTCGGCCAGTTGATCGAGATGCGGCGTGCGAATCGCCGGGTGCCCGTAGCAGGCGAGATCGCCATACCCCAGGTCATCGGCGAACAGAATGACCACATTGGGCCGATCATCTGCCTGACTGACTGACAGGCAGACGCAGGCGAACGGTGCGAGCAGCACTGCGAGACAAAGCAGGCGGAGGTTGGATGAATTCATAGCGAGCGTCATCGGAGGAAAGGGACCGAACCTATGCTACACGATCCAAACCGCCCCGACGGCTGTAAAGTCAGTTCGCGATTTCGGTCGCTCTCACGTCCGAACGCCGGCTTGACGCTGCTCCCCACGCCGATCACCGTAAACGCGGACACCGGCGTGGCCGCGATGTCCGTTGATCCCCTTCAGGCCGCAGAGAAACCGACCGATGCCCGAGCCGAAAATCGCCGCCGTTTCGATTCAACGCCGCGTCGGAATCACCGCCGCTGCGCTCTGCCTGATGCTCCTGGCAACAACGAGTGATGCAACGGCCGGGCTCGATGTCGAAAACGTGCTGGTCGCCGTTAACGCTAACGATGAAACCTCGCAACAGATCGCCGCGGAATTCGTCAAGCTCCGCGGCATCCCGGAATTGAACGTTGTCGAGCTCGAAAATGTTCCCGAAGGGAGCACAAGTACGGTCGAAGCGTTTCGCGAGCAGATCCTGCTGCCGATTCGGACGGCTATGACTCAGCGGGAGATCGATGCGCAGATATCCTGCATCGCCTATTCCAGTGGCTTTCCGACCGCCTACCGCGTCAACGGCGACCTTCCGGACGGCAAACGCACCTCAAAGGTTCTCACCCCGGTCGCATCTCTCACCGGGCTGACGTTTCTGTACGAGCAGGTGGAGGAGGCCGACATTGATTATTTGAGCCTGACCGCCAATCGCATGTATCGCCGACCGACCCGCCTGGCTGAATCGATTCGGCTCACCGCGGAAGACGCTGCGACTCTTAATGAGGTCGGCAAGTTAATGAGCTCGAGCGATTGGGACGACGCCGCTCAACTCTTAAAGGATCTCGCCGAGCGGCACCCGGAGCAGTCGATCTTCCCTTACCAACTCGCCT contains:
- a CDS encoding MauE/DoxX family redox-associated membrane protein, whose protein sequence is MDDRLIYRLRFWLALFGLILTGATWKLWTPQDVFPQIPLFGFARTWPLWLDWVGCVGIYGAYGMLLAASVAKMRGATQRYWSYLPPISALLLFLSMLLMVTLDQNRLQVWAYHFSILIVLITIARPARSLRLVLYLTASIYFWSAVSKFDYTFMQEMGPLIFNEGLLKAVGLDGAFNQKFANWTTLLLPGYEMAIGLSLVFPWFRRLGLWASLAMHVILLLALGPWGLDHSRGVLLWNVYFLGQNWLLLRWELNRLREKHQARYDRTGSAFAEIEGDDGEPGDDNESSGAEPPNLTEPAS
- a CDS encoding type II toxin-antitoxin system HicA family toxin, which translates into the protein MKRHKLIKHLAAQKCRFVREGGRHLLWVDASGERKSAIPRHSEIPKKLVKSICRQLGVSEPPSAA
- a CDS encoding type II toxin-antitoxin system HicB family antitoxin, which codes for MPCYNVGHLLLEKVTAMLVYKAAYTICDDGVHAEVLDYPGALSSGENLNEARDMLASALVDMAESDMLDGRTLPRPDSNRTDPDADIVEPIYLILSAGAHVKNVAVANS
- a CDS encoding class I SAM-dependent methyltransferase, whose product is MSDHTAEPSDRGRRTYDEDLNCPLCAAISAPYLQDERRTYRQCSVCRLVFVVNSDLPSREVERRQYDLHENDPGDENYRRFLSRVFRPLHERLPPRSCGLDFGCGPGPTLSVMFEEAGHTMDVFDPFYFPNRSVLEQQYDFVTASEVVEHFHRPAEEFARLFSLLKPGGLLGLMTKRVRDRDAFAKWHYKQDPTHVCFYSAATFEWLAEDRGARFDVICDDVVIFRLS
- a CDS encoding sulfatase family protein yields the protein MNSSNLRLLCLAVLLAPFACVCLSVSQADDRPNVVILFADDLGYGDLACYGHPAIRTPHLDQLADEGLRLTSFVTGSWCVPSRTQLITGRYMPRVKFGGRTGSNGKGGLPDSEWTLAEAAQDAGYRTHMVGKWHLGYQSKKFLPVNQGFDSWFGLPYSNDYMKPWVQTDVPLGLYRGEEMVEFPFDQNPLTKRYTREAVDLIRDGDDEPFLLYLAYAMPHLPLAVSDEKRGTSNFGLYGDVIEEVDWSVGQVLKALEAKGIAEDTLVFFASDNGPWVDMPPRMQQAGNELWHAGSAGPLRGSKATTYEGGPRVPAIFKWPGKIEAGRVSDELVGMPDVYRTILEVTGAKLPDHKLDGHDLVPLLTGETDRSPRDEYWYFRGDLEAVRLGEWKLRTVTGSPELFHMKTDPFERINRAETEPERLSELSQRMNAIASEVGVKVKGVKP